The following are from one region of the Pseudomonas lalucatii genome:
- a CDS encoding MBL fold metallo-hydrolase RNA specificity domain-containing protein has translation MALLNFFGAVRQVTGSCYLIESRDGARVLLECGMHQGRRQEEDRNRAPFPFDPASLDAVVVSHAHLDHTGLLPRLVASGYRGPIFATEACSELMELMLLDSAHIQEKDAEWESKWRVRQGKPPVKPLYTTKDTERTLGLRHPLPYGNAHEVAKGVQLTFHDAGHILGSAIVELDVQDHHLTRRLVFSGDLGNTCSPLMRAPTTLERADLVLLESTYGDRDHRNSSETLEELADILQQAHRDGGNVLIPAFAVGRTQDLIYYLGRFYQEGRLPQRAVFLDSPMAIRANAIYARYHQQFAQRNQAEIEARHIKRIEDWLPILRCTPTPEESMAINRVKSGAIIIAGSGMCNGGRIVHHFKHNLWRSDCHLVFPGFQAGGTTGRAIVDGAATVKVLHQRIAVKARVHTLGGFSAHAGQAQLLDWVSHFKHHPELYLVHGELEKSQVLQQVLRERLNWLANIPEPGEQIAL, from the coding sequence CGTGCTGCTCGAATGCGGCATGCACCAGGGCCGCCGGCAGGAGGAGGATCGCAACCGCGCCCCCTTCCCCTTCGATCCCGCCAGCCTGGACGCCGTGGTCGTCTCCCATGCCCATCTCGACCACACCGGCCTGCTGCCACGCCTGGTGGCCTCGGGCTACCGCGGCCCGATCTTCGCTACCGAGGCCTGTAGCGAACTGATGGAACTGATGCTGCTGGACTCGGCGCACATCCAGGAAAAGGATGCCGAATGGGAAAGCAAATGGCGGGTGCGCCAAGGCAAACCGCCGGTCAAGCCGCTGTACACGACCAAAGATACCGAGCGGACCCTCGGCCTTCGCCACCCCCTGCCCTACGGCAACGCCCATGAGGTGGCCAAGGGCGTACAGCTGACCTTCCACGATGCCGGACACATCCTCGGCTCGGCGATAGTCGAACTGGATGTGCAGGACCACCACCTGACCCGTCGCCTGGTGTTTTCCGGTGACCTGGGCAATACCTGCTCCCCGCTGATGCGCGCGCCGACCACGCTGGAGCGCGCCGACCTGGTGCTGCTCGAATCCACCTACGGCGACCGCGACCACCGCAACAGCAGCGAGACCCTCGAGGAGCTGGCCGACATCCTGCAGCAGGCCCACCGCGACGGCGGCAACGTGCTGATTCCCGCCTTCGCCGTCGGCCGCACCCAGGACCTGATCTACTACCTGGGGCGTTTCTACCAGGAAGGTCGCCTGCCGCAACGGGCGGTCTTCCTCGACAGCCCCATGGCCATCCGCGCCAACGCCATCTACGCCCGCTATCACCAGCAGTTCGCCCAGCGCAACCAGGCGGAGATCGAGGCCAGACACATCAAGCGCATCGAGGACTGGCTGCCGATTCTGCGCTGCACGCCGACACCGGAGGAGTCCATGGCGATCAACCGGGTCAAGAGCGGCGCGATCATCATCGCCGGCAGCGGCATGTGCAACGGCGGACGCATCGTTCACCACTTCAAGCACAACCTCTGGCGCAGTGACTGCCATCTGGTGTTCCCCGGCTTCCAGGCCGGCGGCACTACCGGCCGGGCCATAGTCGATGGCGCCGCCACGGTGAAGGTGCTGCACCAACGGATTGCGGTGAAGGCCCGGGTGCATACCCTCGGCGGCTTCTCCGCCCATGCCGGGCAGGCGCAGTTGCTCGACTGGGTCAGCCACTTCAAGCACCACCCGGAGCTGTATCTGGTACACGGCGAGCTGGAGAAGTCGCAGGTCCTGCAGCAGGTGCTGCGCGAACGCCTGAACTGGCTCGCCAACATCCCCGAACCCGGCGAGCAGATCGCCCTGTAG